The following are encoded together in the Salvia hispanica cultivar TCC Black 2014 chromosome 6, UniMelb_Shisp_WGS_1.0, whole genome shotgun sequence genome:
- the LOC125196303 gene encoding uncharacterized protein LOC125196303 isoform X2: MELTAKYGSLCPQVSNTRGLYKQPHPHSPPLSFRHHKFTQNQRVQQGNEKSKKARRGSDEAGKTAANREDSPSEVERRWAVGGVETVESNKMDGWDFECSRVLVHGFASLGMLPLNILKLITFGCFKLISSN; the protein is encoded by the exons ATGGAGCTGACAGCCAAATATGGGAGTCTTTGTCCCCAAGTTTCCAACACAAGAGGCCTATATAAGCAGCCCCATCCCCATTCCCCTCCCCTCTCCTTTAGACACCACAAATTCACTCAAAATCAAAGAGTGCAGCAAGGAAACGAGAAGAGCAAGAAGGCAAGGAGAGGCAGCGACGAAGCGGGGAAAACAGCCGCGAACCGAGAGGATTCACCGAGTGAG gttgagcggcgatgggcggtcggtggtgttgagacaGTTGAATCGAATAAGATGGATGGTTGGGATTttgagtgtagtcgtgtccTCGTACATGGCTTCGCTTCTCTtggaatgcttccgctgaatattttgaaacttattaCCTTTGGTTGTTTTAAACTTATTTCTTCGAATTAG
- the LOC125196303 gene encoding uncharacterized protein LOC125196303 isoform X1: MELTAKYGSLCPQVSNTRGLYKQPHPHSPPLSFRHHKFTQNQRVQQGNEKSKKARRGSDEAGKTAANREDSPSEVERQKDGVMIGVDVIKLISHDSCVHTRSRLVERRWAVGGVETVESNKMDGWDFECSRVLVHGFASLGMLPLNILKLITFGCFKLISSN, translated from the exons ATGGAGCTGACAGCCAAATATGGGAGTCTTTGTCCCCAAGTTTCCAACACAAGAGGCCTATATAAGCAGCCCCATCCCCATTCCCCTCCCCTCTCCTTTAGACACCACAAATTCACTCAAAATCAAAGAGTGCAGCAAGGAAACGAGAAGAGCAAGAAGGCAAGGAGAGGCAGCGACGAAGCGGGGAAAACAGCCGCGAACCGAGAGGATTCACCGAGTGAG gttgaacgtcaaAAGGATGGAGTGATGATCGGAGTCGATGTTATCAAGTTGATCTCTCACGATTCGTGTGTTCATACACGAAGCCGTTTA gttgagcggcgatgggcggtcggtggtgttgagacaGTTGAATCGAATAAGATGGATGGTTGGGATTttgagtgtagtcgtgtccTCGTACATGGCTTCGCTTCTCTtggaatgcttccgctgaatattttgaaacttattaCCTTTGGTTGTTTTAAACTTATTTCTTCGAATTAG